In Acidimicrobiales bacterium, the following proteins share a genomic window:
- a CDS encoding glycosyltransferase family 1 protein, translated as MSPSVHWASLATSSPMGQQHYESKIQEAMRRLASDGWHFAGTTVASLRAEMNVDVRLPMRLVSRAPAGVAALAGRALYPRADLMHRFDLRVPPGRLPEVVTVHDLPPARFADEGSLPRFAIRSARRAAGVICPSRFAEEEIRQLCGVERIWVIPYGLSEEFRRPSPLAEAELAGLGVTGRYVVHAAGATTRKNLAALADAWRMLASRHPDVMLVLCGPPDRRRTDLFSALPRVAMPGRLPPLTVAGLMAGAAAVAVPSTYEGFGLPALEGMAAGAPVVAARAGALPEVCGEAARLVEPTGEGLAEGLDDVLSDPDEADRLAAPGRERAMAFDWATAARAHLQVYQEILGS; from the coding sequence ATGAGCCCCAGCGTCCACTGGGCGTCGCTGGCCACCTCGAGCCCGATGGGCCAGCAGCACTACGAGAGCAAGATCCAAGAGGCGATGCGCCGGTTGGCGTCGGATGGATGGCACTTCGCCGGCACCACGGTCGCCTCGCTCCGCGCCGAGATGAATGTTGACGTACGCCTCCCGATGCGGCTTGTCAGTCGGGCTCCGGCGGGGGTGGCCGCCTTGGCTGGGCGGGCCCTGTACCCACGGGCGGATCTGATGCACCGCTTCGACCTGCGGGTACCGCCGGGGCGTCTACCCGAGGTCGTCACCGTGCACGACCTGCCGCCGGCCAGGTTCGCCGACGAGGGTTCCCTCCCGCGGTTCGCAATCCGGAGCGCCCGCCGGGCGGCGGGGGTGATCTGCCCGTCGCGGTTCGCCGAGGAGGAGATCCGCCAGCTCTGCGGTGTCGAGCGGATATGGGTGATCCCCTACGGGCTGAGCGAGGAATTCCGTCGTCCGTCACCGCTGGCGGAGGCAGAGCTGGCCGGGCTCGGCGTCACCGGACGCTACGTCGTCCACGCCGCGGGTGCGACCACACGCAAGAACCTCGCCGCGCTCGCCGACGCATGGCGGATGCTCGCGTCACGACATCCGGATGTGATGCTGGTTCTCTGCGGGCCGCCCGACCGTCGCCGTACAGATCTGTTTTCGGCGCTGCCTCGGGTCGCCATGCCCGGCAGGCTTCCGCCCCTTACCGTTGCAGGTCTCATGGCTGGCGCCGCGGCAGTGGCGGTGCCCAGCACCTACGAGGGCTTCGGCCTACCGGCCCTGGAGGGGATGGCCGCCGGCGCTCCGGTCGTGGCGGCCAGGGCCGGGGCACTGCCCGAGGTGTGCGGGGAGGCGGCCCGCCTCGTCGAGCCGACCGGCGAAGGCCTGGCCGAGGGACTCGACGACGTACTCTCGGACCCCGACGAGGCAGACCGGCTGGCGGCACCGGGACGCGAGCGAGCCATGGCCTTCGACTGGGCCACGGCCGCGAGAGCCCACCTGCAGGTGTATCAGGAGATCTTGGGATCGTGA
- a CDS encoding ABC transporter ATP-binding protein — protein sequence MTVPTVSIPSVVRDAIRLLPGTIRRRLAFAVALSVVLAVVEAAAIGGLFSVIAVLVDDRAQQPSWSGLVSASNRDQFTVRAASAVFFLLLLRSGLGFLAAKMQARLHAESDAWLSTRVFERALRYPYAAHLRRSSAELISVLGWCTADVSANVVGAAALASVDILMLVALASTLTLLQPLVALAMIVYFGLVAGVLLMGLAPAVRRAADDEQEANIFTTRAMMEGLHGVKAFQVAVATDVVSGEHARHRAQLASARQRKVFLAATSRQILETSVTLGIGLLAAGLFTLQRSGEAIATLGLVVAIAFRSLPSLSRLLSTLNGVRSASVSLRKIQDELHQPTTHEDGVSQAPLAFERQIEFCSVSFSYGAADVPALDAVTVRVLFGSSLGIVGSSGAGKTTLVDLLLGLLEPTDGTIEVDGVALDRANMLAWRRIIGYVPQDVFMLDGSIRDNVVFGGRGLAVDDDEVWSALEQAQLATFVRSLPAGLDTMIGERGARMSGGQRQRIGIARALYRRPSLLVLDEATSSLDLVTEAAIAETLESLDRSITKVIIAHRLTTVRGCDQILFLEHGKVAGMGSFDHLVANVPDFTRLASFSGVSHVDQRRLV from the coding sequence ATGACCGTCCCGACTGTTTCTATCCCTTCGGTCGTTCGCGACGCCATCAGGCTCCTGCCCGGCACGATCCGCCGCAGGCTGGCCTTTGCCGTCGCGCTGTCCGTCGTGTTGGCGGTCGTCGAGGCGGCGGCGATCGGTGGTCTCTTCAGCGTCATAGCCGTGCTCGTCGACGATCGAGCACAGCAACCGAGTTGGAGCGGCCTGGTCTCCGCGTCGAACCGGGACCAGTTCACGGTCAGAGCGGCGTCGGCTGTGTTCTTCCTCCTCCTTCTGAGAAGCGGGCTCGGCTTCCTCGCCGCGAAGATGCAGGCGCGCCTGCATGCGGAGAGTGATGCATGGCTGTCCACGCGGGTTTTCGAGCGTGCCCTCCGTTACCCGTACGCCGCGCACCTCCGGCGCAGCTCGGCAGAACTCATCTCCGTCCTCGGCTGGTGCACGGCCGACGTGTCTGCCAATGTCGTCGGCGCTGCGGCACTGGCTTCGGTCGACATACTCATGCTGGTCGCTCTCGCCTCTACGCTGACCCTCCTGCAGCCGCTCGTTGCGCTCGCCATGATCGTGTACTTCGGGCTCGTCGCCGGCGTGCTCCTCATGGGGCTGGCCCCGGCTGTCCGCCGGGCCGCCGACGACGAGCAGGAAGCGAACATCTTCACCACTCGGGCGATGATGGAGGGATTGCACGGGGTGAAGGCTTTCCAGGTGGCCGTCGCCACCGACGTCGTCTCCGGCGAGCACGCCCGCCACCGGGCCCAGCTCGCATCGGCGCGCCAACGGAAGGTCTTTCTTGCCGCGACGAGCCGTCAGATCCTCGAGACGTCGGTGACGCTTGGGATCGGCCTCCTCGCCGCCGGGCTCTTCACCCTCCAGCGCAGCGGGGAGGCGATCGCCACCCTCGGCCTCGTCGTCGCCATCGCCTTTCGCTCGCTCCCGTCGCTGAGCCGGCTCCTGAGCACCCTTAACGGCGTCCGCTCGGCCTCGGTAAGTTTGCGGAAGATCCAGGACGAGCTCCACCAGCCCACCACGCACGAAGACGGCGTGAGCCAGGCACCGTTGGCCTTCGAGCGGCAAATCGAGTTCTGCTCCGTGTCCTTCAGCTATGGCGCCGCCGATGTCCCGGCACTGGACGCCGTGACCGTGCGGGTGCTGTTTGGGTCGTCCCTCGGCATCGTGGGGAGTTCAGGCGCAGGCAAGACGACCCTGGTCGACCTCCTGCTCGGACTGCTCGAGCCGACTGACGGCACGATCGAGGTGGACGGGGTCGCCCTCGATCGGGCGAACATGCTCGCCTGGCGCCGGATCATCGGCTATGTCCCCCAGGACGTCTTCATGCTCGACGGCTCGATTCGCGACAACGTTGTCTTCGGCGGGCGTGGCCTCGCCGTCGACGACGACGAGGTGTGGAGCGCGTTGGAGCAGGCTCAGCTCGCCACCTTCGTGCGCTCACTGCCGGCAGGCCTCGACACCATGATCGGCGAGAGGGGCGCCCGCATGTCAGGAGGCCAACGGCAGCGCATCGGCATCGCCCGGGCGCTCTACCGGCGCCCGTCGTTGCTCGTCCTCGACGAGGCGACCTCATCCCTCGACCTCGTGACGGAGGCCGCCATCGCCGAGACACTCGAGTCCCTCGACCGATCCATCACCAAGGTGATCATCGCTCATCGCCTCACGACGGTGCGCGGCTGCGATCAGATCCTGTTCCTGGAACACGGCAAGGTCGCCGGAATGGGATCGTTCGATCACCTCGTTGCCAACGTTCCGGACTTCACGCGCCTAGCGAGTTTCAGCGGCGTCTCGCATGTTGATCAGCGGCGGCTCGTTTGA
- a CDS encoding FkbM family methyltransferase: MALGRRALRARGIEVVAAERASLLPLHLSRLFAQEKIDHVLDVGAQIGRYAVSLRDMGYRGEIWSFEPVSISHEVLAEKAASDPLWRVFNLALGAEAGEASINVAMGSDFSSFLSPTEMALSAPHLRAVARARTENVRVATLDEIFEREPALRDRRIHLKLDTQGFDLEVLEGAATLMPFVRSMQTEVSLQPVYEGMPDFTESLAVVASLGFAVSGFFPVAVNPDLSVIELDCVAVRRR, from the coding sequence ATGGCGCTCGGACGCCGAGCGCTGAGGGCGCGCGGCATCGAGGTCGTGGCGGCCGAGCGGGCGTCCCTGTTGCCGCTGCACCTGTCCCGGCTATTCGCTCAGGAGAAGATCGACCACGTCCTCGACGTCGGCGCCCAGATCGGTCGTTACGCGGTGTCGCTCCGCGACATGGGCTACAGGGGTGAGATCTGGTCGTTTGAGCCGGTCAGCATCAGCCACGAGGTATTGGCGGAGAAGGCTGCCTCCGACCCGCTCTGGCGGGTGTTCAACCTGGCGCTCGGAGCCGAGGCTGGAGAGGCCTCCATCAACGTCGCCATGGGTTCGGACTTCAGCTCGTTCCTCTCGCCGACCGAGATGGCACTGTCCGCCCCTCATCTGCGAGCGGTAGCCCGGGCGAGAACCGAGAACGTGCGAGTGGCCACCCTGGACGAGATCTTCGAGCGGGAGCCTGCCCTGCGAGACCGTCGCATCCATCTGAAGCTGGACACGCAGGGCTTCGACCTCGAAGTGCTGGAGGGCGCGGCGACGCTGATGCCCTTCGTGCGGTCGATGCAGACGGAGGTGTCCCTGCAGCCGGTCTACGAGGGCATGCCGGATTTCACCGAGTCGCTCGCCGTAGTGGCCAGCCTCGGATTCGCCGTGTCAGGTTTCTTTCCTGTTGCGGTCAATCCTGACCTGTCGGTGATCGAACTCGACTGCGTGGCCGTACGCCGCCGATGA
- a CDS encoding sugar transferase — protein MPRGSRLGDHTNRSRAIGGDRRLGLAAKRVFDVVVATVVLVAAVPLLLLIALFVCIDSPGAVLYRQRRVGLDGRVFVILKFRSMVVGADALRDLLQPANEADGPLFKLENDPRVTGVGRWLRKLSLDELPQLLNVVAGDMSLVGPRPALPSEVATYDARTAGRLSAKPGITGPWQVSGRHSSSFEDYVSLDLDYVENRSFGGDLVLLACTVPVVLQRTGA, from the coding sequence ATGCCCCGCGGCAGTCGGCTCGGGGACCACACCAACCGCTCCCGGGCAATTGGAGGCGACCGGCGGCTGGGCCTGGCGGCCAAGCGCGTCTTCGACGTGGTCGTCGCCACCGTCGTCCTCGTCGCTGCCGTACCGCTCCTGCTCCTCATCGCTCTGTTCGTCTGCATCGACAGTCCTGGCGCGGTTCTCTACCGGCAGCGCAGGGTCGGCCTCGACGGGCGGGTGTTCGTGATCCTCAAGTTCCGTTCCATGGTCGTGGGCGCCGACGCCCTACGGGACCTGCTGCAGCCGGCCAACGAGGCTGACGGGCCGCTGTTCAAGCTCGAGAACGACCCCCGGGTGACCGGAGTCGGGCGCTGGCTGCGCAAACTCAGCCTGGACGAGCTGCCCCAGTTGCTCAACGTGGTGGCGGGTGACATGAGCCTGGTCGGGCCCCGTCCGGCCCTGCCGTCGGAGGTGGCCACCTACGACGCGCGCACCGCCGGGCGCCTGTCGGCCAAGCCGGGCATCACCGGCCCCTGGCAGGTGTCCGGCCGCCACAGCTCCTCGTTCGAGGACTACGTGTCGCTGGACCTCGACTACGTCGAAAACCGGTCGTTCGGCGGGGACCTGGTCCTGCTCGCTTGTACCGTCCCCGTCGTCCTCCAGCGCACGGGGGCGTGA
- a CDS encoding glycosyltransferase family 4 protein, with protein MASNFYPHMGGVEEAVRQLALRQRASGASPLVVTMRWPKSLPPTDLVDGIEVRRHLFRGAERPPKQFLGAVLTRGAIARRVTADIRSHDASVVHVQCVGINGWYALRAARRLALPLVVTLQGELTMDASRVYEWSRVLPGLLRELLRDADAVTACSAATLAEAQEWSGIDLGGRGSVVYNGVSLDDFDVHPAGSPTGRPYVFAIGRLVPQKGFDVLVRAFASAVRDGFPYDLVLAGDGSERASLQALVSDLGVRKRVAFLGATSREDVPALFTGSEFFVLPSLHEPMGIVNLEAMAARRAVVATRVGGVPELVGDGENGLLVPPGDTAQLSAALVTLAGDRDLARRLGEAGRARAERVDWSDIALEYDEVYRRAADHLRERSLARRWRR; from the coding sequence GTGGCGAGCAACTTCTACCCGCACATGGGCGGCGTGGAGGAGGCCGTCCGGCAGCTGGCGCTGCGTCAGCGCGCCTCAGGTGCCAGCCCTCTCGTGGTGACGATGCGGTGGCCCAAGAGCCTGCCGCCGACCGACCTGGTGGACGGCATAGAGGTCCGCCGGCACTTGTTCCGGGGGGCCGAGCGGCCCCCGAAGCAGTTCCTGGGAGCGGTGCTGACCCGCGGCGCCATCGCCCGCCGGGTCACCGCCGACATCCGATCCCACGATGCGTCGGTCGTGCATGTCCAGTGCGTGGGTATCAACGGCTGGTACGCACTCCGCGCCGCCCGCCGTCTCGCACTTCCCCTCGTGGTCACCCTTCAGGGCGAGCTCACCATGGACGCCTCCAGGGTGTACGAGTGGTCCCGGGTGCTCCCCGGACTGCTGCGTGAGCTGCTGCGCGACGCCGACGCGGTCACCGCCTGCTCCGCCGCCACGCTGGCCGAAGCACAGGAGTGGTCGGGCATCGACCTGGGCGGGCGGGGAAGCGTGGTCTACAACGGCGTGTCGCTCGACGACTTCGACGTGCATCCCGCGGGGTCGCCCACCGGTCGTCCCTACGTCTTCGCGATTGGCCGCCTGGTCCCGCAGAAGGGCTTCGATGTCCTGGTGCGGGCCTTCGCGTCCGCCGTCCGTGACGGGTTCCCGTATGACCTCGTCCTGGCCGGGGACGGTTCGGAGCGAGCGAGCCTCCAGGCGCTGGTCAGCGATCTTGGCGTGCGGAAGAGGGTTGCCTTCCTCGGCGCGACCAGCCGAGAGGACGTCCCCGCGCTCTTCACGGGGTCAGAGTTCTTCGTGCTGCCGTCGCTCCACGAGCCCATGGGCATCGTAAACCTCGAAGCGATGGCTGCTCGGCGGGCGGTGGTGGCGACACGGGTCGGCGGCGTCCCCGAACTGGTCGGCGACGGCGAGAACGGGCTCCTGGTGCCACCGGGTGACACCGCCCAGTTGTCCGCCGCGCTGGTAACGCTCGCCGGTGACCGGGACCTTGCGCGGAGGCTCGGGGAAGCCGGGCGGGCGCGAGCCGAGCGGGTCGACTGGTCGGACATAGCCCTGGAGTACGACGAGGTCTACCGGCGGGCGGCGGATCACCTTCGGGAACGGTCGCTCGCGCGGCGCTGGCGCCGGTGA
- a CDS encoding class I SAM-dependent methyltransferase, with amino-acid sequence MERQLPPKILDPDASAGVDTHLRVAQLIDPPGDHYVIDAGAGHGSFTDRLVIGGYRAVAAEFKLGNFWCDRAPHVICDLDVCLPFASGTADGVVAIEIIEHMERPLLLVREAARCLRNQGWLVVTTPNILHVASRLSYLARGYPKGFSENDYRSNGHISPVSLTELRRIGERAGLAIEAVTYNVGRLPVPKIYGRVLLRSSRFRTGALGESLIVLFRKIGDPITNVYRG; translated from the coding sequence GTGGAAAGACAATTGCCACCGAAGATCCTCGATCCAGATGCAAGCGCCGGAGTTGACACGCATCTCCGGGTGGCGCAACTCATCGACCCGCCCGGTGACCACTATGTAATCGACGCGGGCGCCGGCCACGGCTCCTTTACTGATCGCCTGGTGATCGGCGGCTATCGGGCCGTAGCGGCCGAGTTCAAGCTCGGAAATTTCTGGTGCGACCGGGCTCCACACGTGATCTGCGACCTAGACGTGTGCCTGCCATTCGCATCGGGAACAGCCGATGGCGTCGTCGCCATCGAGATAATCGAGCACATGGAGCGCCCGTTGCTGCTCGTCCGCGAAGCAGCCCGGTGCCTTCGCAACCAGGGATGGTTGGTCGTGACCACGCCCAACATTCTGCATGTGGCTTCCCGGCTGAGCTACCTTGCGCGCGGGTACCCCAAGGGATTTTCGGAGAACGACTACAGGTCTAACGGCCACATCAGTCCCGTCAGCCTCACTGAACTGCGCAGAATCGGCGAGCGGGCTGGGCTGGCCATCGAGGCCGTGACCTACAACGTCGGACGTCTTCCGGTGCCCAAGATCTACGGCCGGGTGCTCCTACGCTCCTCCCGGTTCCGAACGGGTGCACTAGGTGAGAGCCTCATAGTGCTGTTCCGCAAGATCGGTGATCCGATTACCAACGTCTACCGCGGCTGA
- a CDS encoding glycosyltransferase has product MEPVVAAVIPAYNPGPFLAEALRSVVAQDYQAWECVVVDDGSSEDLSWVDREDPRICRLSRPNRGPAAARNAGVAATAGRYVAFLDADDAWREDKLARQVAVLEAEPSSVLCHTGAELIDSRSGVIGRWPYARRIDGYADLFLGNGVAVSSAMVRRASLIEAGGWNVFQRTAEDLDLWLRLSMLGGFAYDDNPLARYRRHGGNVSGNAVLMAAGVDSVLRQHEELARRRGDKVLERSVRAARRAAQLGWGASAFDQARGALGDHEAGLFVRRWSEALRLNPRYTLRATGRYLLRRGRHSDPRVSIRP; this is encoded by the coding sequence ATGGAACCCGTCGTCGCGGCGGTCATACCCGCGTACAACCCCGGTCCCTTCCTCGCTGAAGCGCTCCGTTCCGTGGTTGCGCAGGACTACCAGGCCTGGGAATGCGTGGTCGTCGATGACGGTTCCTCCGAGGACCTCTCGTGGGTGGACCGGGAGGACCCGCGGATCTGCCGCCTTTCCCGACCCAACCGGGGCCCGGCCGCGGCGAGGAACGCCGGAGTCGCGGCCACCGCTGGCAGGTATGTCGCCTTCCTCGATGCAGATGACGCCTGGAGGGAGGACAAGCTGGCTCGTCAGGTGGCGGTGTTGGAGGCGGAGCCCAGTTCCGTGCTGTGCCATACCGGCGCCGAGCTCATCGACAGCCGTAGCGGTGTCATCGGCCGCTGGCCGTACGCACGCAGGATCGATGGCTACGCCGACCTCTTCCTCGGGAACGGGGTCGCGGTCTCCAGCGCGATGGTGCGCCGAGCCAGCCTGATCGAGGCGGGTGGGTGGAACGTGTTCCAGCGGACGGCCGAGGACCTCGACCTCTGGCTTCGCCTGAGCATGCTCGGAGGCTTCGCCTACGACGACAACCCACTCGCCCGGTATCGTCGGCACGGCGGCAACGTGTCGGGGAATGCTGTCCTCATGGCGGCCGGGGTCGACTCCGTCCTGCGCCAGCACGAGGAGCTCGCCCGTCGGCGTGGCGACAAGGTGCTGGAAAGATCGGTTCGAGCGGCGCGCCGGGCGGCCCAACTGGGCTGGGGCGCGTCCGCATTCGACCAGGCGCGTGGGGCCCTCGGCGACCATGAAGCGGGCCTGTTCGTGCGCCGATGGAGCGAGGCGCTCCGGCTCAACCCCCGCTACACGCTGCGTGCGACAGGACGCTACCTCCTGCGTCGAGGTCGCCACTCAGATCCTCGCGTTTCAATTCGACCATGA
- a CDS encoding glycosyltransferase codes for MVIGGAGLATTQPFDVVHFFGDPTELTRLGRPRGRLVVSPVYFPATVRLGPVRRRVGRGASIVNRLYHGLSRVRHPKLRASQWERFRDSLRAIATADLLVVNSVAEGRLLSDDLGRYTPGTPVPPVAVVHSGVEPVFFGGSAERGRALVGHGAFVLCVGRPEPIKNQLALSHAMRGVPRRLVLVGEVLPGNGAFLDACRHALPSLVHIPNLSPGQLADVYAAADVHVLASHYETTGLSTAEALAAGTPVVIGRGPCVEEYFADCARVVDPDSPKEIRAAILAAIDAPMGCESETAKRYSWDRTAQELLVAYGG; via the coding sequence GTGGTGATCGGCGGTGCCGGCCTGGCGACCACACAACCATTCGATGTCGTGCACTTCTTCGGTGACCCCACCGAGTTGACTCGCCTGGGACGTCCCCGCGGGCGCCTGGTGGTGAGCCCGGTCTACTTTCCGGCGACGGTCCGGCTCGGGCCGGTCAGGCGCAGGGTGGGCAGGGGCGCATCAATCGTGAACCGTCTTTACCATGGGCTGAGCCGGGTCCGCCACCCAAAGCTACGGGCTAGCCAATGGGAGCGGTTTCGCGACTCGCTACGGGCGATCGCCACGGCCGACCTCCTCGTGGTCAACAGCGTCGCCGAAGGGCGCCTTCTCTCCGACGACCTCGGCCGCTACACCCCCGGAACCCCCGTCCCGCCGGTGGCGGTCGTCCACAGCGGCGTCGAACCGGTTTTCTTCGGTGGGTCGGCCGAGAGGGGGCGCGCCCTGGTCGGCCATGGGGCCTTCGTGCTCTGTGTCGGGCGCCCCGAGCCCATAAAGAACCAGCTGGCTCTCAGCCACGCCATGCGGGGCGTACCCCGCCGCCTGGTCCTCGTCGGGGAGGTATTACCCGGCAACGGGGCGTTTCTGGACGCCTGCCGGCACGCGCTGCCGTCATTGGTCCACATACCGAACCTGTCGCCGGGGCAGCTGGCCGACGTCTACGCCGCGGCGGACGTCCACGTGCTGGCGTCCCACTACGAGACGACGGGGCTCAGCACGGCTGAGGCGCTCGCTGCGGGCACGCCGGTCGTGATCGGCAGGGGGCCGTGCGTGGAGGAGTACTTCGCAGACTGCGCCCGAGTGGTGGACCCCGACAGCCCGAAGGAGATCCGAGCCGCGATCCTGGCGGCCATCGACGCGCCAATGGGTTGCGAAAGCGAGACCGCGAAACGCTATTCCTGGGACCGGACGGCCCAGGAGCTGCTGGTGGCCTACGGTGGCTGA
- a CDS encoding glycosyltransferase family 4 protein: MSPVAGTPLRALLVVSSSRLAGTERHVVELAAGLRSAGVEAEVVCEAGGEGLDDVLAGRGVPVHHLRLTDWAAARSVLRLARLSRRFHLLHAHLTHATAASVAAGALARRPVVETFHFLDLAHEGRGSCRRLAGRARRCIIDAGVTRTLGPSRAVLARVGRKGVLVPHGARPSSVALRGPDAIGRFVTVGRLAADSRSRGHELALRGFATALPGLPPGAELTIVGEGTERVRVEALARDLGMGDRVRFTGRVADVTPELGRAGAYLAPATEAFGMAALEAMASGLPVVAVARGGLLDLVDHERTGLLVEPVPDAVAAALVRLAGDPEATLAMGEAARRRAEEEFSVERMVRLTMEAYGAALGHADPSLSEPLGAA; this comes from the coding sequence ATGAGCCCCGTCGCGGGGACCCCCTTGAGAGCGCTGCTCGTCGTCTCCTCCTCCCGCCTGGCCGGCACCGAGCGCCACGTGGTGGAGCTGGCCGCCGGCCTTCGGTCGGCCGGAGTCGAGGCTGAGGTGGTGTGCGAGGCGGGCGGGGAGGGGCTCGACGACGTGCTCGCCGGGCGGGGCGTTCCCGTCCATCACCTCCGACTCACCGATTGGGCGGCGGCCCGGTCGGTGCTGCGCCTGGCCAGGCTCAGCCGCCGGTTCCACCTCCTCCACGCCCACCTCACCCATGCCACTGCCGCCTCGGTGGCGGCGGGCGCTCTGGCCCGCCGGCCCGTGGTCGAGACGTTCCACTTCCTCGACCTGGCCCACGAGGGCCGCGGCTCCTGCCGGCGCCTGGCCGGCCGGGCCCGCCGGTGCATCATCGACGCCGGAGTCACCCGTACGCTCGGCCCGTCCCGGGCCGTGCTGGCCAGGGTAGGGAGGAAGGGCGTCCTCGTGCCCCATGGTGCCCGCCCTTCCTCCGTCGCTCTCCGGGGCCCCGACGCCATCGGGCGGTTCGTGACCGTGGGTCGCCTGGCAGCCGACTCCCGGAGCCGGGGCCACGAGTTGGCGCTGCGGGGGTTCGCCACCGCCCTTCCGGGGCTTCCTCCGGGCGCCGAGCTGACCATCGTCGGGGAGGGCACCGAGCGGGTCCGGGTGGAGGCGCTCGCCCGCGACCTGGGCATGGGCGACCGCGTCCGCTTCACCGGCCGGGTGGCCGACGTGACGCCAGAGCTGGGCCGGGCTGGGGCCTACCTGGCTCCGGCCACGGAGGCGTTCGGGATGGCCGCTCTCGAGGCCATGGCGTCCGGCCTGCCCGTCGTGGCCGTGGCCCGCGGCGGCCTGCTCGACCTGGTCGATCACGAGCGCACCGGCCTGCTGGTCGAGCCGGTGCCGGATGCCGTCGCAGCCGCGCTGGTCCGGCTGGCCGGCGACCCGGAAGCCACCCTGGCCATGGGTGAGGCCGCCCGCCGGCGAGCGGAGGAGGAATTCTCCGTCGAGCGCATGGTGCGCCTGACCATGGAGGCCTACGGGGCGGCACTCGGCCATGCCGACCCTTCCCTGTCCGAGCCTTTGGGGGCCGCCTGA